In the genome of Cercospora beticola chromosome 2, complete sequence, one region contains:
- a CDS encoding uncharacterized protein (antiSMASH:Cluster_4~CAZy:GH55), with protein sequence MQSLLFYSLSLLSTFQSTFASPLLSINGLQQWPNATGPQYGGTPDPRCQYWMEDIQHQGIAAFNRNPSNYTVFRNVKDYGAKGDGLTDDSKAINAAITEGDRCAPGVCNTTTTTPAVVYFPAGTYMVNASIVSYYYTQLIGNPNCPPVIRATPSFPAGSFVVDGNQYTDKGLGYKPVDTFWRQVRNLIIDTTLVPANTSVTALHWPTGQVNQVSNLVFNLSDAPGTQHIGMLCEEGSGGLLTDLVFYGGLIGANIGNQQYTARNLTFKNVVTAINQLWDWGWTYKSITIDNCTIGLNLSNTDQFGLTTGSINFIDSSISNTATGFITGRNETSSPASANTLILENLQLDNVSVVVQGPSGPRLQNTNYVAGWIDGNAYLPNGPNRLEQTFQPDARPGVLVQSDGKYFERSKPQYGEYPLSWFISARDAGAKGDGNADDTVALQNAINRAVNEQKILYIDHGDYLVSSTLYIPAGSKIVGETYSVILSYGSYFDDMENPKPVIQIGAKGEAGSIEWSDTVISTQGRQRGAIMFEYNLIAPAGTPSGLWDVHVRIGGFAGSKLLKEDCPTTPNTTVTIDTVENNCISGYLSMHITPESSGLYLENVWVWIADHDLEDNAKTRVTVYAGRGLLDESQGPVWMIGTGVEHHVLYEYQFVNAKNVWAGLIQTETAYYQPNPNAIIPFPVVEELYDPVFEQLTVRDPILERKNSSLPTGLNSTTSWNTTTPSTRNSTAINIPAANGWGLRVVDSHDILIYGAGLYSFFNNYNTSCSDRGNDSTCQSRVVSIEGSCDVLVYGLATVGVHWPITVDGEDVAYYADNQAGFPQTIAMFQKRSSDVSVEISIGK encoded by the exons ATGCAGTCTCTTTTATTCTATTCATTGTCTCTATTGAGTACATTCCAGagtacttttgcttctcCGCTGCTCAGCATCAATGGCCTCCAGCAATGGCCCAACGCGACTGGACCACAG TACGGCGGAACTCCGGATCCACGATGCCAGTACTGGATGGAAGACATTCAGCATCAAGGAATCGCAGCGTTCAACCGCAACCCTTCGAATTACACAGTCTTCCGAAATGTGAAAGATTACGGCGCGAAGGGTGACGGTCTCACAGATGACTCCAAAGCGATCAATGCAGCCATAACCGAAGGAGACCGCTGTGCGCCAGGCGTCTGCAACACCACTACGACTACCCCAGCGGTCGTCTACTTCCCTGCTGGAACTTATATGGTCAACGCGAGCAtcgtctcttactactacacTCAGCTCATTGGAAACCCGAACTGCCCACCTGTCATTCGCGCAACGCCCAGCTTTCCCGCCGGCAGCTTTGTAGTGGATGGCAATCAGTACACCGACAAAGGTCTGGGCTACAAGCCGGTCGATACCTTTTGGAGACAAGTTCGTAACTTGATCATCGATACCACTTTGGTGCCAGCCAATACCTCTGTTACGGCGCTACACTGGCCGACAGGACAGGTCAACCAGGTATCGAACCTGGTCTTCAATCTCAGTGACGCGCCAGGAACACAGCATATTGGTATGCTgtgcgaagaaggcagtGGCGGCCTGCTCACCGACCTGGTCTTCTATGGAGGCCTGATCGGGGCGAACATCGGCAACCAACAGTACACTGCTCGAAACTTGACTTTCAAGAACGTAGTCACTGCTATCAACCAGTTATGGGACTGGGGTTGGACCTACAAGTCAATCACAATCGACAACTGCACTATTGGTCTCAACCTCTCCAACACTGATCAATTCGGTCTTACTACTGGCTCGATCAACTTCATCGACTCTTCGATCAGCAACACGGCTACTGGATTCATAACCGGTCGCAATGAGACATCTTCGCCTGCGAGTGCGAACACTTTGATCCTCGAGAACTTGCAGCTGGACAATGTTTCTGTCGTAGTTCAGGGACCTTCGGGGCCACGACTCCAGAATACTAACTACGTTGCCGGCTGGATTGATGGAAACGCATATCTTCCAAATGGACCCAACAGACTCGAACAAACCTTCCAACCAGATGCACGACCTGGCGTGCTTGTCCAGTCAGATGGCAAATACTTCGAACGTTCGAAGCCGCAGTACGGAGAGTATCCGCTGTCTTGGTTCATCAGCGCTAGAGATGCTGGAGCCAAAGGAGACGGAAATGCTGACGACACGGTCGCGCTTCAGAATGCAATCAACCGTGCTGTGAATGAGCAGAAGATCCTCTACATTGATCACGGTGACTATCTGGTCTCTAGCACGCTTTACATTCCCGCAGGCTCAAAGATCGTCGGAGAGACATATTCCGTCATTCTCTCGTATGGATCGTACTTCGATGATATGGAGAACCCAAAGCCAGTCATCCAAATTGGCGCAAAAGGCGAGGCGGGTAGTATTGAGTGGAGTGATACTGTGATCAGCACTCAGGGCAGACAACGAGGTGCCATCATGTTTGAGTACAACTTGATCGCTCCTGCGGGCACACCAAGTG GCCTGTGGGATGTACATGTCCGTATCGGAGGCTTCGCAGGCTCCAAGCTTCTGAAAGAAGACTGTCCCACGACTCCCAACACGACTGTGACAATCGATACTGTCGAGAACAACTGCATCTCCGGCTACCTCTCCATGCACATCACGCCAGAATCTTCTGGTCTCTACCTCGAGAACGTCTGGGTGTGGATCGCCGACCACGATCTTGAAGACAATGCCAAAACTCGTGTGACAGTCTACGCCGGACGTGGACTCCTCGATGAATCTCAAGGCCCAGTTTGGATGATCGGAACTGGCGTCGAACATCACGTTCTGTATGAATATCAATTCGTCAACGCAAAGAATGTTTGGGCCGGATTGATTCAGACCGAGACTGCATACTACCAGCCAAATCCGAATGCGATTATTCCGTTCCCTGTAGTGGAAGAGTTGTACGATCCAGTGTTTGAGCAGCTCACTGTCAGAGATCCAATCCTGGAGAGGAAGAACTCTTCCCTGCCAACAGGACTCAACTCGACTACAAGCTGGAATACCACCACCCCAAGCACTCGCAACAGTACCGCGATCAACATTCCCGCAGCAAATGGTTGGGGTCTTCGTGTCGTTGATTCGCATGATATTCTCATCTACGGTGCTGGATTGTACTCTTTCTTCAACAACTACAACACTTCTTGCTCGGATCGTGGCAATGATTCCACATGCCAGAGCCGAGTGGTCAGCATTGAAGGCAGTTGCGACGTGTTGGTATACGGTCTGGCAACTGTGGGAGTACACTGGCCGATCACAgtggatggcgaggatgttgCGTATTATGCCGACAACCAGGCTGGTTTCCCGCAGACTATTGCGATGTTTCAGAAAAGGAGCAGTGATGTGAGTGTTGAGATTAGTATAGGCAAATGA
- a CDS encoding uncharacterized protein (antiSMASH:Cluster_4), translating into MAPLYKTLPPVSRQIRLLRAKTTGRVKAVEASCVQECPQFQLETFLLDLLPSYKALSYCWGTEKADQVIHVNGEPFLVNPNLFEFLKLIDADKDDGTGNECVGWIFIDAICINQTNLDERSSQVTLMGDVYKQAEEVIVWLGVQETMVNASTALDPDAWQDCCDIVELHFVTMAAMRVIGTPVQEIASDFLDAHLGIETARALVMPLVRHSFWSRLWIVQEIVLARNLWIWYQGLRISWFTLYECLKYGWKNVIDPLSTVKMVDVSPFRPEQGLRLMPGDYHERFKGWSDALQTFSLLQDKIRSTDLARARKMDLSTASSNFVRRDASVKNDKVYGLLGMTSSVVPVDYQSDANATEIVHRMGIFPLRDQGIVVVEEAILRIETYLATLEPPHSPQDRAHVELLEEHVATLRKRIESQQNADQEARSPMWPDRMQRQHDIRSIAHFLSGHKFIDKLREILPTPALFKILEHDLYKALILGLKSSEDVESNSAYISSNSDFRTWAVKMAKEYPELGRLPEKCLRVPQEEYPVP; encoded by the coding sequence ATGGCGCCACTATACAAGACGCTCCCTCCCGTCAGCCGACAAATCCGTCTTCTGAGAGCCAAAACTACTGGAAGAGTCAAAGCAGTCGAGGCCTCATGCGTTCAGGAATGCCCTCAATTTCAACTAGAGACATTTTTGCTCGATCTGCTACCCTCATACAAAGCATTGTCGTATTGTTGGGGAACTGAAAAGGCCGACCAAGTCATCCATGTCAACGGGGAACCATTTCTCGTGAATCCCAACCTCTTCGAGTTCTTGAAGCTCATCGACGCCGACAAAGACGACGGAACGGGGAACGAATGCGTAGGATGGATATTCATCGATGCGATCTGCATCAATCAAACTAATCTGGACGAGAGAAGTTCACAGGTCACGCTAATGGGAGATGTCTACAAGCAAGCGGAAGAGGTCATCGTTTGGTTGGGTGTCCAAGAAACAATGGTCAACGCGTCCACTGCTTTGGACCCAGATGCCTGGCAGGATTGTTGCGATATAGTGGAGCTACACTTCGTCACAATGGCAGCGATGCGGGTGATTGGCACGCCAGTGCAAGAGATCGCAAGTGACTTCCTGGACGCGCATTTGGGCATAGAGACTGCCCGTGCACTTGTCATGCCTCTCGTGCGGCACTCGTTCTGGTCACGACTTTGGATTGTACAGGAGATCGTTCTCGCGCGAAATTTGTGGATCTGGTACCAAGGCTTGCGTATCTCCTGGTTCACCCTGTACGAATGTCTCAAGTACGGATGGAAGAATGTGATAGACCCTTTATCCACTGTCAAAATGGTGGATGTATCGCCCTTCCGACCCGAGCAAGGCTTAAGGCTCATGCCTGGCGACTATCACGAACGGTTCAAGGGTTGGAGTGATGCGCTCCAGACTTTTAGCCTCCTCCAAGACAAAATTCGGTCGACCGATTTGGCTCGGGCGCGCAAAATGGACCTCAGTACTGCCAGCTCGAACTTTGTCAGGCGAGACGCTTCCGTGAAGAATGACAAAGTTTATGGCTTGCTCGGCATGACTTCTAGCGTTGTCCCAGTCGACTATCAGAGCGATGCGAATGCAACAGAAATCGTACACCGAATGGGCATATTCCCGCTACGAGATCAAGGAATCGTCGTAGTGGAGGAAGCAATCTTGCGTATCGAAACATATTTGGCGACGTTGGAACCCCCTCACAGCCCCCAGGATCGAGCTCACGTCGAACTACTCGAAGAGCATGTCGCAACTCTCCGAAAGCGCATAGAATCACAGCAAAATGCAGATCAGGAGGCACGTAGCCCGATGTGGCCAGACAGAATGCAACGACAGCATGACATCCGCTCTATCGCACATTTCTTGAGCGGACACAAATTTATTGACAAGCTGCGGGAAATTCTTCCAACTCCGGCCCTTTTCAAGATTCTCGAACACGATCTCTataaagctcttatactggGACTTAAAAGCTCGGAGGACGTAGAATCTAACAGTGCGTATATCTCATCCAATTCCGACTTTCGCACATGGGCTGTCAAGATGGCAAAGGAATACCCGGAGCTTGGACGTTTACCAGAAAAATGCCTTCGGGTCCCTCAGGAGGAATATCCTGTCCCTTGA
- a CDS encoding uncharacterized protein (MEROPS:MER0033198~antiSMASH:Cluster_4) — protein MPSLIKIAAALSLAGFAHARPSNVESRDVGLSNSTELPIVDLGYVLQRATVFNDTGNYYNFSNIRYAQPPVGDLRFRAPLPPVENRTAVETGEVDRICPQANPAWLLTATQFVPSYLAGKRNFTAADFNVSSSGSASLPEQDPRTTEDCLFLDVQVPKEIFDRAGADDFEGAPVLVWIYGGSFTGGSKQGAGNPAGLLARAQNEKNKGVVYVAMNYRLGAFGWLSGPDLQADGTTNTGLYDQRLALEWIQDNIHKFGGDPKRVTLVGESAGGSSIMHQITAFGGSKPVPFQQVVAQSPGFQPMPSNIEQDSIFNAFLGLAGVKTIGEARQLSYEKLQTANIIQTALSRYGQYTWGPTVDGIFAPELPGQLLAKGRFAKDVKVMVGHNQNEGLLFVNPLASNSSGFEDNIDSLQPSIKAFPLYKNYLANTLYPADAYPGQIERYAAIVADSAFVCNTFYLDKAFGNQTYAYFFVVPPALHGTDIAYTFYNDGGPSSDVINVDVAIALQEYITHFAEFGYPSETGVPHFPIYGENATVTVLNATSITQAVDPAANERCNWWQKALYY, from the exons ATGCCATCACTGATCAAGATTGCGGCGGCATTGTCGCTCGCAGGCTTCGCTCATGCGAGACCTTCGAATGTCGAATCTCGCGATGTTGGCCTCTCAAACTCGACTGAGCTGCCGATAGTTGACCTAGGCTACGTACTTCAACGAGCGACGGTCTTCAACGACACCGGAAACTACTACAACTTCTCGAACATCCGATACGCGCAGCCTCCAGTCGGTGATCTGAGATTCCGAGCACCATTGCCACCTGTCGAGAACCGTACGGCTGTCGAGACAGGAGAGGTCGATCGAATTTGCCCTCAAGCGAATCCAGCTTGGCTGCTGACTGCCACACAATTTGTTCCTTCGTACCTAGCAGGCAAGAGGAACTTCACCGCCGCCGACTTCAATGTCAGCAGTTCTGGCAGCGCCAGCCTGCCCGAACAGGATCCTCGAACTACAGAGGACTGCTTGTTTCTGGACGTTCAGGTGCCAAAGGAGATTTTCGATAGAGCCGGAGCCGATGACTTCGAAGGCGCGCCTGTTCTTGTGTGGATCTATGGAGGTAGTTTCACTGGTGGCTCGAAGCAGGGCGCAGGTAATCCAGCAGGCCTTCTGGCCAGGGCGCAGAATGAGAAGAACAAGGGCGTGGTTTACGTCGCCATGAACTACCGCCTGGGCGCTTTTGGATGGCTTTCCGGACCAGATCTCCAGGCAGACGGCACCACTAATACTGGGCTCTACGATCAGCGGCTCGCATTGGAATGGATTCAAGACAACATTCACAAGTTTGGAG GTGACCCGAAGCGAGTAACGCTTGTTGGAGAGAGTGCAGGTGGGTCATCGATCATGCACCAGATCACTGCTTTCGGCGGCTCAAAGCCAGTGCCCTTTCAGCAGGTTGTTGCTCAATCTCCAGGATTTCAACCGATGCCCTCAAACATTGAGCAAGATAGCATTTTCAATGCTTTCCTCGGTCTAGCTGGCGTCAAAACTATCGGCGAGGCTCGTCAGCTTTCATACGAGAAACTGCAAACCGCAAACATCATTCAGACAGCACTTTCTCGGTACGGCCAATACACGTGGGGTCCAACTGTAGACGGCATCTTCGCTCCAGAGCTTCCTGGCCAGCTTCTCGCCAAAGGACGATTTGCCAAAGACGTCAAAGTCATGGTCGGCCACAACCAAAACGAAGGACTGCTATTCGTCAATCCTCTCGCCTCGAACTCAAGCGGTTTCGAAGACAACATCGACAGCCTCCAGCCATCGATCAAAGCTTTCCCGCTGTACAAGAACTACCTCGCCAACACACTTTACCCCGCCGATGCCTACCCTGGCCAGATCGAGCGTTATGCAGCGATTGTCGCCGACTCAGCCTTCGTCTGCAACACTTTTTACCTAGACAAGGCGTTCGGCAACCAGACTTACGCTTACTTCTTCGTTGTGCCTCCTGCGCTTCACGGCACTGACATCGCATACACGTTCTACAACGACGGCGGACCCAGCAGCGATGTTATCAACGTTGATGTTGCAATTGCGTTGCAGGAGTATATTACACATTTTGCCGAATTTGGGTATCCGAGCGAGACTGGTGTGCCGCATTTCCCGATTTATGGTGAGAATGCGACAGTGACGGTGTTGAATGCTACGAGTATTACGCAGGCTGTTGATCCGGCTGCGAACGAGAGGTGTAACTGGTGGCAGAAGGCGCTGTACTACTAG